In Molothrus aeneus isolate 106 chromosome 3, BPBGC_Maene_1.0, whole genome shotgun sequence, a single genomic region encodes these proteins:
- the MAS1 gene encoding proto-oncogene Mas produces MDESNITFHPSEGTENISMHRNISTQERVWEILTPLWVIMIISFLGFCENGIVLWCLCFQIKRNPFTAYITHLSIADISLLFCTFILSIEYIAGFGFAYGFYYYVTTTLSIVFLLGYNTGLYLLTAISIERCLSIVYPIWYRCHRSQHQSAIVCAILWTLSFFMTVAEYLTCKDDSTKEQFDDGNHCQALLIFTWILTFMIFIPLMILSSLILVIRIRRNSLRPHSSKLYIIIVATVIVFLIFAMPMRLLYLLNYHHWSSLLSQQNHVTIVLSTVNSSINPLVYFFVGSSKKRRFKESLKVVLSRALTDGLRPRSQEVGMSLDIAETIF; encoded by the coding sequence ATGGATGAGTCAAACATAACGTTTCATCCCAGCGAAGGCACAGAGAACATCTCAATGCACAGAAACATTTCTACACAGGAAAGGGTCTGGGAGATATTGACCCCACTTTGGGTAATTATGATCATCTCCTTCCTGGGTTTTTGTGAAAATGGAATTGTCCTCTGGTGCCTCTGCTTCCAGATCAAAAGAAACCCATTCACTGCGTACATCACACACTTGTCCATTGCTGATATCTCCTTACTGTTTTGTACGTTTATTCTGTCAATTGAGTACATTGCTGGTTTTGGATTCGCATACGGTTTTTACTATTATGTAACCACCACACTATCTATTGTCTTCCTTCTTGGCTATAATACTGGTCTCTATCTCCTGACAGCCATCAGTATTGAGAGGTGTCTGTCTATTGTTTACCCCATCTGGTACCGATGCCACCGGTCGCAGCACCAGTCGGCAATCGTGTGCGCCATTCTGTGGACTCTGTCTTTTTTCATGACAGTGGCCGAATATTTAACATGCAAAGATGATTCAACCAAGGAACAATTCGACGACGGCAACCATTGCCAAGCACTGCTCATCTTCACGTGGATCCTGACTTTCATGATCTTCATTCCTCTAATGATTCTGTCCAGCCTGATCTTGGTTATCAGGATTCGCCGTAACTCCCTGAGACCTCATTCGTCAAAGCTCTACATCATCATTGTGGCCACAGTCATTGTCTTCCTCATCTTTGCCATGCCTATGAGGCTGCTGTATCTTCTGAATTACCACCACTGGTCATCTTTGCTCAGCCAGCAGAACCACGTCACCATTGTTCTCTCCACCGTTAACAGTAGCATCAACCCCCTGGTTTACTTCTTTGTAGGAAGCAGCAAAAAGAGGAGGTTCAAGGAGAGCCTCAAAGTGGTTCTTAGCAGAGCTCTCACTGATGGCTTGCGGCCAAGAAGCCAGGAAGTGGGCATGAGTTTGGATATAGCCGAAACAATTTTCTAA